In Natator depressus isolate rNatDep1 chromosome 9, rNatDep2.hap1, whole genome shotgun sequence, a single genomic region encodes these proteins:
- the TBCCD1 gene encoding TBCC domain-containing protein 1 isoform X2 produces MEPVLPVVRKGPGRGTSSQWLDGICREGSSTLDVEFPELVKMDQSMVHLWVKTEPFIVGALQIPPPSKFSMHYLRKMSTYVRTRASEGCYPRLFWPMWRHIACGKLQLAKDLAWLYFEIFDSLVERTPEEHLEWAEVVSSCKSEEELEKQRNKLSVDSLQFLLFLYIQQLNKVSLRTSLIGEEWPSPRDKSQSANLTGKSTCQNKNWNDYTHQAFVQNHLLDLLELLLDPDQLTASSHSTHSSLVSPEAVRALSFLIEGTVNKTRTVHPLHELALWQPLHAKNGYSKISKAFSFPKLEAWLRACLTGSPFGTSACLKSGKKLAWAQQVEGTTKRAKIACNAHMVPEVHRMVVMSQVYKQTLAKSSDTLVGAHVKIHRCNECFIYLLSPLRSVTIEKCRNSTFVLGPVQTAIHLHSCDNVKVIGICHRLSISSTTGCTFNILTPTHPLILLGNQAVTFAPYHTHYPMLEDHMARMGLATVPNYWDSPMLVCKENSDASVFRLLPPNEFYTFVIPFEMEGDTTETPGGLPHAYQKALSQREQKIQVWQKTVKEAGLTKDQRKQFQVLVENKFYEWLIHTGHRQQLDSLVPPAAGSKQAAG; encoded by the exons ATGGAGCCTGTTCTGCCGGTGGTCCGGAAGGGGCCTGGGCGGGGCACGTCTAGCCAATGGCTCGATGGT atctgcagggaAGGCAGTTCAACCCTAGATGTGGAGTTCCCAGAGCTGGTTAAAATGGATCAGTCTATGGTGCACCTCTGGGTGAAAACAGAACCCTTCATAGTGGGGGCTTTGCAGATCCCCCCTCCATCCAAGTTCAGCATGCACTATCTCCGGAAGATGTCCACGTATGTCCGGACGCGGGCCAGTGAGGGCTGTTATCCACGCCTTTTCTGGCCTATGTGGCGGCACATTGCCTGTGGGAAGCTGCAGTTAGCCAAGGATTTGGCCTGGCTCTACTTTGAGATATTTGACAGTCTAGTGGAACGGACTCCAGAGGAACATCTGGAATGGGCAGAGGTGGTGTCCAGCTGCAAGTCAGAAGAGGAATTAGAGAAGCAGAGGAATAAG CTGTCAGTAGACTCTCTGCAGTTCCTGCTGTTCTTGTACATTCAGCAGCTAAACAAGGTTTCCTTGCGGACATCTCTGATTGGAGAAGAGTGGCCAAGTCCCAGGGACAAATCTCAGTCTGCCAACCTGACTGGAAAATCCACCTGTCAAAATAAG AACTGGAATGATTACACCCACCAAGCGTTTGTGCAGAACCACCTGTTGGATCTGCTGGAACTGCTACTGGACCCGGACCAGCTCACGGCCTCTTCCCATTCCACTCACAGTAGCTTGGTCTCCCCTGAAGCTGTTCGAGCTCTCAGCTTTCTCATTGAGGGGACCGTGAACAAAACCAGGACTGTCCATCCTCTTCATGAGCTTGCTCTCTGGCAGCCCTTGCATGCGAAGAACGGCTACTCGAAGATTTCCAAAGCCTTCTCTTTCCCCAAGCTAGAGGCCTGGCTGAGGGCCTGCCTGACTGGGAGCCCGTTTGGGACGTCTGCCTGCCTCAAGTCTGGGAAGAAACTTGCATGGGCGCAGCAAG TTGAAGGAACAACCAAGAGAGCAAAGATTGCGTGCAATGCCCATATGGTCCCTGAGGTTCACCGCATGGTGGTGATGAGCCAAGTCTACAAACAGACGCTGGCCAAGAGCTCGGATACCCTGGTGGGTGCTCATGTGAAGATCCATCGCTGCAATGAGTGCTTCATATATCTGCTCTCTCCTTTACG ATCTGTGACCATTGAGAAGTGCAGGAATAGCACTTTTGTCCTGGGCCCTGTGCAGACAGCCATTCATCTCCACAGCTGTGATAATGTCAAAGTCATTGGCATCTGCCACCGTTTGTCTATCTCTTCTACAACAGGCTGCACCTTCAACATTCTCACGCCTACACACCCTCTCATTCTTTTGGGTAACCAAGCAGTAACTTTTGCCCCTTATCACACCCATTACCCAATGCTTGAGGACCACATGGCCCGGATGGGCCTGGCTACAGTGCCTAACTACTGGGACAGTCCAATGCTGGTATGCAAAGAGAACAGTGATGCCAGTGTCTTCCGACTCTTACCCCCCAATGAGTTTTATACATTTGTTATTCCTTTTGAGATGGAAGGAGACACGACAGAAACGCCTGGGGGGCTGCCACATGCATACCAGAAGGCACTGAGTCAACGAGAGCAGAAGATACAGGTTTGGCAAAAAACTGTGAAAGAGGCAGGGCTGACGAA GGATCAGAGGAAGCAGTTCCAGGTGCTGGTGGAGAACAAATTCTATGAATGGCTAATTCACACAGGACATCGTCAGCAGCTGGACAGCCTCGTGCCTCCTGCAGCAGGCTCCAAGCAAGCAGCAGGATAG
- the TBCCD1 gene encoding TBCC domain-containing protein 1 isoform X3 — translation MDQSMVHLWVKTEPFIVGALQIPPPSKFSMHYLRKMSTYVRTRASEGCYPRLFWPMWRHIACGKLQLAKDLAWLYFEIFDSLVERTPEEHLEWAEVVSSCKSEEELEKQRNKLSVDSLQFLLFLYIQQLNKVSLRTSLIGEEWPSPRDKSQSANLTGKSTCQNKNWNDYTHQAFVQNHLLDLLELLLDPDQLTASSHSTHSSLVSPEAVRALSFLIEGTVNKTRTVHPLHELALWQPLHAKNGYSKISKAFSFPKLEAWLRACLTGSPFGTSACLKSGKKLAWAQQVEGTTKRAKIACNAHMVPEVHRMVVMSQVYKQTLAKSSDTLVGAHVKIHRCNECFIYLLSPLRSVTIEKCRNSTFVLGPVQTAIHLHSCDNVKVIGICHRLSISSTTGCTFNILTPTHPLILLGNQAVTFAPYHTHYPMLEDHMARMGLATVPNYWDSPMLVCKENSDASVFRLLPPNEFYTFVIPFEMEGDTTETPGGLPHAYQKALSQREQKIQVWQKTVKEAGLTKDQRKQFQVLVENKFYEWLIHTGHRQQLDSLVPPAAGSKQAAG, via the exons ATGGATCAGTCTATGGTGCACCTCTGGGTGAAAACAGAACCCTTCATAGTGGGGGCTTTGCAGATCCCCCCTCCATCCAAGTTCAGCATGCACTATCTCCGGAAGATGTCCACGTATGTCCGGACGCGGGCCAGTGAGGGCTGTTATCCACGCCTTTTCTGGCCTATGTGGCGGCACATTGCCTGTGGGAAGCTGCAGTTAGCCAAGGATTTGGCCTGGCTCTACTTTGAGATATTTGACAGTCTAGTGGAACGGACTCCAGAGGAACATCTGGAATGGGCAGAGGTGGTGTCCAGCTGCAAGTCAGAAGAGGAATTAGAGAAGCAGAGGAATAAG CTGTCAGTAGACTCTCTGCAGTTCCTGCTGTTCTTGTACATTCAGCAGCTAAACAAGGTTTCCTTGCGGACATCTCTGATTGGAGAAGAGTGGCCAAGTCCCAGGGACAAATCTCAGTCTGCCAACCTGACTGGAAAATCCACCTGTCAAAATAAG AACTGGAATGATTACACCCACCAAGCGTTTGTGCAGAACCACCTGTTGGATCTGCTGGAACTGCTACTGGACCCGGACCAGCTCACGGCCTCTTCCCATTCCACTCACAGTAGCTTGGTCTCCCCTGAAGCTGTTCGAGCTCTCAGCTTTCTCATTGAGGGGACCGTGAACAAAACCAGGACTGTCCATCCTCTTCATGAGCTTGCTCTCTGGCAGCCCTTGCATGCGAAGAACGGCTACTCGAAGATTTCCAAAGCCTTCTCTTTCCCCAAGCTAGAGGCCTGGCTGAGGGCCTGCCTGACTGGGAGCCCGTTTGGGACGTCTGCCTGCCTCAAGTCTGGGAAGAAACTTGCATGGGCGCAGCAAG TTGAAGGAACAACCAAGAGAGCAAAGATTGCGTGCAATGCCCATATGGTCCCTGAGGTTCACCGCATGGTGGTGATGAGCCAAGTCTACAAACAGACGCTGGCCAAGAGCTCGGATACCCTGGTGGGTGCTCATGTGAAGATCCATCGCTGCAATGAGTGCTTCATATATCTGCTCTCTCCTTTACG ATCTGTGACCATTGAGAAGTGCAGGAATAGCACTTTTGTCCTGGGCCCTGTGCAGACAGCCATTCATCTCCACAGCTGTGATAATGTCAAAGTCATTGGCATCTGCCACCGTTTGTCTATCTCTTCTACAACAGGCTGCACCTTCAACATTCTCACGCCTACACACCCTCTCATTCTTTTGGGTAACCAAGCAGTAACTTTTGCCCCTTATCACACCCATTACCCAATGCTTGAGGACCACATGGCCCGGATGGGCCTGGCTACAGTGCCTAACTACTGGGACAGTCCAATGCTGGTATGCAAAGAGAACAGTGATGCCAGTGTCTTCCGACTCTTACCCCCCAATGAGTTTTATACATTTGTTATTCCTTTTGAGATGGAAGGAGACACGACAGAAACGCCTGGGGGGCTGCCACATGCATACCAGAAGGCACTGAGTCAACGAGAGCAGAAGATACAGGTTTGGCAAAAAACTGTGAAAGAGGCAGGGCTGACGAA GGATCAGAGGAAGCAGTTCCAGGTGCTGGTGGAGAACAAATTCTATGAATGGCTAATTCACACAGGACATCGTCAGCAGCTGGACAGCCTCGTGCCTCCTGCAGCAGGCTCCAAGCAAGCAGCAGGATAG
- the TBCCD1 gene encoding TBCC domain-containing protein 1 isoform X1 — translation MEPVLPVVRKGPGRGTSSQWLDGVGNVSLVCRPRQLSAHAWLLRAAGAGEEPAQICREGSSTLDVEFPELVKMDQSMVHLWVKTEPFIVGALQIPPPSKFSMHYLRKMSTYVRTRASEGCYPRLFWPMWRHIACGKLQLAKDLAWLYFEIFDSLVERTPEEHLEWAEVVSSCKSEEELEKQRNKLSVDSLQFLLFLYIQQLNKVSLRTSLIGEEWPSPRDKSQSANLTGKSTCQNKNWNDYTHQAFVQNHLLDLLELLLDPDQLTASSHSTHSSLVSPEAVRALSFLIEGTVNKTRTVHPLHELALWQPLHAKNGYSKISKAFSFPKLEAWLRACLTGSPFGTSACLKSGKKLAWAQQVEGTTKRAKIACNAHMVPEVHRMVVMSQVYKQTLAKSSDTLVGAHVKIHRCNECFIYLLSPLRSVTIEKCRNSTFVLGPVQTAIHLHSCDNVKVIGICHRLSISSTTGCTFNILTPTHPLILLGNQAVTFAPYHTHYPMLEDHMARMGLATVPNYWDSPMLVCKENSDASVFRLLPPNEFYTFVIPFEMEGDTTETPGGLPHAYQKALSQREQKIQVWQKTVKEAGLTKDQRKQFQVLVENKFYEWLIHTGHRQQLDSLVPPAAGSKQAAG, via the exons ATGGAGCCTGTTCTGCCGGTGGTCCGGAAGGGGCCTGGGCGGGGCACGTCTAGCCAATGGCTCGATGGTGTAGGTAACGTCTCGCTGGTCTGCCGGCCGCGGCAGCTCAGTGCGCATGCGTGGTTGCTACGTGCCGCTGGGGCGGGAGAGGAGCCCGCGCAG atctgcagggaAGGCAGTTCAACCCTAGATGTGGAGTTCCCAGAGCTGGTTAAAATGGATCAGTCTATGGTGCACCTCTGGGTGAAAACAGAACCCTTCATAGTGGGGGCTTTGCAGATCCCCCCTCCATCCAAGTTCAGCATGCACTATCTCCGGAAGATGTCCACGTATGTCCGGACGCGGGCCAGTGAGGGCTGTTATCCACGCCTTTTCTGGCCTATGTGGCGGCACATTGCCTGTGGGAAGCTGCAGTTAGCCAAGGATTTGGCCTGGCTCTACTTTGAGATATTTGACAGTCTAGTGGAACGGACTCCAGAGGAACATCTGGAATGGGCAGAGGTGGTGTCCAGCTGCAAGTCAGAAGAGGAATTAGAGAAGCAGAGGAATAAG CTGTCAGTAGACTCTCTGCAGTTCCTGCTGTTCTTGTACATTCAGCAGCTAAACAAGGTTTCCTTGCGGACATCTCTGATTGGAGAAGAGTGGCCAAGTCCCAGGGACAAATCTCAGTCTGCCAACCTGACTGGAAAATCCACCTGTCAAAATAAG AACTGGAATGATTACACCCACCAAGCGTTTGTGCAGAACCACCTGTTGGATCTGCTGGAACTGCTACTGGACCCGGACCAGCTCACGGCCTCTTCCCATTCCACTCACAGTAGCTTGGTCTCCCCTGAAGCTGTTCGAGCTCTCAGCTTTCTCATTGAGGGGACCGTGAACAAAACCAGGACTGTCCATCCTCTTCATGAGCTTGCTCTCTGGCAGCCCTTGCATGCGAAGAACGGCTACTCGAAGATTTCCAAAGCCTTCTCTTTCCCCAAGCTAGAGGCCTGGCTGAGGGCCTGCCTGACTGGGAGCCCGTTTGGGACGTCTGCCTGCCTCAAGTCTGGGAAGAAACTTGCATGGGCGCAGCAAG TTGAAGGAACAACCAAGAGAGCAAAGATTGCGTGCAATGCCCATATGGTCCCTGAGGTTCACCGCATGGTGGTGATGAGCCAAGTCTACAAACAGACGCTGGCCAAGAGCTCGGATACCCTGGTGGGTGCTCATGTGAAGATCCATCGCTGCAATGAGTGCTTCATATATCTGCTCTCTCCTTTACG ATCTGTGACCATTGAGAAGTGCAGGAATAGCACTTTTGTCCTGGGCCCTGTGCAGACAGCCATTCATCTCCACAGCTGTGATAATGTCAAAGTCATTGGCATCTGCCACCGTTTGTCTATCTCTTCTACAACAGGCTGCACCTTCAACATTCTCACGCCTACACACCCTCTCATTCTTTTGGGTAACCAAGCAGTAACTTTTGCCCCTTATCACACCCATTACCCAATGCTTGAGGACCACATGGCCCGGATGGGCCTGGCTACAGTGCCTAACTACTGGGACAGTCCAATGCTGGTATGCAAAGAGAACAGTGATGCCAGTGTCTTCCGACTCTTACCCCCCAATGAGTTTTATACATTTGTTATTCCTTTTGAGATGGAAGGAGACACGACAGAAACGCCTGGGGGGCTGCCACATGCATACCAGAAGGCACTGAGTCAACGAGAGCAGAAGATACAGGTTTGGCAAAAAACTGTGAAAGAGGCAGGGCTGACGAA GGATCAGAGGAAGCAGTTCCAGGTGCTGGTGGAGAACAAATTCTATGAATGGCTAATTCACACAGGACATCGTCAGCAGCTGGACAGCCTCGTGCCTCCTGCAGCAGGCTCCAAGCAAGCAGCAGGATAG